One window from the genome of Impatiens glandulifera unplaced genomic scaffold, dImpGla2.1, whole genome shotgun sequence encodes:
- the LOC124918626 gene encoding transcription factor MYB92-like — protein MGRSPCCDESGLKKGPWTPEEDQKLVNYIKEHGHGSWRALPKLAGLNRCGKSCRLRWTNYLKPDIKRGKFSQDEEEMILHLHSFLGNKWSAIATHLPGRTDNEIKNFWNTHLKKKLIQMGFDPMTHRPRTDIFTSLSNLITLANLRGLIEGHQLTWEEQQATQTAKLQYLHHLLQPPQLNTDNIEAYNLANSLSSMSSLLLPSTNIPSIHESIPFSHMPELKIADIGVNMTALAKDKMVQASPELSVLSQIDNSPNSPWLPSTSSPCQPLTTFQTSMPSMEDMSSACYQGQGAITSSSYWPDDLLEDPLMFHDIDG, from the exons ATGGGAAGGTCTCCTTGTTGTGATGAAAGTGGGCTAAAGAAAGGTCCTTGGACTCCTGAAGAAGATCAAAAACTGGTCAATTATATTAAAGAACATGGTCATGGAAGCTGGAGAGCCCTCCCTAAACTTGCTG GTCTCAATAGATGTGGAAAGAGTTGCAGATTGAGATGGACAAATTATTTGAAACCAGACATTAAGAGAGGAAAGTTTTCTCAAGATGAAGAGGAAATGATTCTCCACCTCCATTCTTTTCTCGGGAACAA ATGGTCTGCAATTGCAACACATCTACCCGGACGAACCGATAATGAGATCAAGAATTTCTGGAATACCCATCTAAAAAAGAAGTTAATCCAAATGGGTTTTGACCCAATGACCCATAGGCCTCGAACTGACATCTTCACTAGTTTGTCCAATCTTATAACCCTAGCCAACCTTCGAGGACTAATAGAAGGACATCAATTAACATGGGAAGAACAACAAGCCACTCAAACGGCTAAACTCCAGTATCTCCACCATCTTCTTCAACCACCTCAACTCAACACGGACAATATTGAAGCTTATAATCTCGCGAACTCACTTTCTTCAATGTCCTCTCTATTACTCCCATCTACAAACATCCCTTCAATTCATGAATCAATCCCTTTTTCCCATATGCCCGAGCTGAAGATTGCCGATATAGGCGTTAACATGACAGCTCTAGCCAAAGACAAGATGGTTCAAGCTTCTCCCGAACTTAGTGTTCTAAGCCAGATCGATAATTCTCCCAACTCTCCATGGCTACCCTCGACTTCATCTCCATGTCAACCTCTGACAACTTTTCAGACTTCTATGCCATCTATGGAAGACATGTCGAGTGCATGCTACCAAGGACAAGGAGCCATTACTTCATCATCGTATTGGCCCGATGATCTTCTTGAGGATCCATTAATGTTCCATGACATTGATGGTTAG